A portion of the Streptomyces coeruleoprunus genome contains these proteins:
- a CDS encoding pirin family protein has translation MPAVTVENPLTLPRVSAPLDVPARKVLAVTTAPSGLEGEGFPVRRAFAGINYHYLDPFIMMDQMGEVEYAPGEPKGTPWHPHRGFETVTYLIDGTFVHQDSNGGGGTITNGDTQWMTAGAGLLHIEAPPESLVMSGGLFHGLQLWVNLPAKDKMKDPRYQDIRGGSVKLLTSSDGGALLRVIAGELDGHEGPGITHTPITMVHATLRPGSEVTLPWRSDFNGLAYVLAGRGAVGVERRPVHMGQTAVFGDGGSLTVRADEKQDGHTPDLEIVLLGGQPIREPMAHYGPFVMNTYDELKQAFEDFQAGRLGRIPAVHGMSEGGGVPGSGQ, from the coding sequence ATGCCTGCCGTAACCGTCGAGAACCCGCTCACCCTGCCGCGCGTCTCCGCGCCCCTCGACGTGCCCGCGCGCAAGGTGCTGGCCGTGACCACCGCGCCCAGTGGGCTGGAGGGCGAGGGGTTCCCGGTGCGCCGGGCCTTCGCGGGGATCAACTACCACTACCTCGACCCGTTCATCATGATGGACCAGATGGGCGAGGTGGAGTACGCGCCCGGTGAGCCCAAGGGCACCCCCTGGCACCCCCACCGCGGCTTCGAGACCGTCACGTACCTCATCGACGGCACCTTCGTGCACCAGGACTCGAACGGCGGCGGCGGCACCATCACCAACGGCGACACCCAGTGGATGACCGCCGGCGCCGGCCTCCTGCACATCGAGGCCCCGCCGGAGTCGCTGGTCATGTCCGGCGGGCTGTTCCACGGCCTCCAGCTGTGGGTGAACCTCCCCGCCAAGGACAAGATGAAGGACCCCCGCTACCAGGACATCCGCGGCGGCTCCGTCAAGCTGCTCACCTCGTCCGACGGCGGCGCCCTGCTCCGCGTCATCGCCGGTGAACTGGACGGGCACGAGGGCCCCGGCATCACCCACACCCCGATCACGATGGTCCACGCCACGCTGCGCCCCGGGTCCGAGGTGACCCTGCCCTGGCGGTCCGACTTCAACGGGCTCGCGTACGTGCTCGCCGGGCGCGGTGCCGTCGGCGTCGAGCGGCGGCCGGTCCACATGGGCCAGACCGCCGTCTTCGGCGACGGCGGGTCCCTCACCGTACGGGCCGACGAGAAGCAGGACGGGCACACGCCCGACCTGGAGATCGTCCTCCTGGGCGGGCAGCCCATCCGGGAGCCGATGGCGCACTACGGGCCGTTCGTGATGAACACGTACGACGAGCTGAAGCAGGCCTTCGAGGACTTCCAGGCCGGCCGGCTGGGCCGCATCCCCGCCGTCCACGGGATGAGCGAGGGCGGCGGCGTGCCCGGCTCAGGGCAGTAG